A window from Peptococcaceae bacterium 1198_IL3148 encodes these proteins:
- a CDS encoding ATP-dependent Clp protease proteolytic subunit, whose protein sequence is MYDIFQEFPVAQPGPNFNPNLPPPGPNVNPNPNVTFPGTPDTYPQTFNPDANKSKRVVGKPKGSLEAIRELGTTDVPEIKSNIHCVTIVGQIEGHLTLPPQNKTTKYEHVIPQLVGIEQSDDIEGVLLILNTVGGDVEAGLCIAEMIASMSKPTVSIVLGGGHSIGAPIAVSSDYSFIAETASMTIHPIRLNGLVIGVPQTYEYLDKMQDRVVNFVTGHSNITESKFRELMFRTGELARDIGTVLIGKDAVDVGLIDEVGAVGQAVRKLKELIEENNNMRGVPLQ, encoded by the coding sequence ATGTATGATATTTTTCAAGAGTTCCCAGTGGCGCAGCCAGGGCCTAATTTTAATCCAAACTTGCCGCCGCCCGGCCCTAACGTTAATCCCAATCCCAATGTGACCTTTCCTGGTACCCCTGACACCTATCCGCAAACATTTAACCCAGATGCAAACAAGAGTAAACGTGTTGTGGGTAAACCTAAGGGGTCCCTTGAAGCAATACGTGAATTGGGAACCACCGATGTACCAGAAATTAAAAGCAATATTCATTGTGTGACCATAGTGGGTCAAATTGAAGGTCATTTAACGTTGCCACCACAGAATAAAACAACTAAATATGAGCACGTGATCCCACAGCTAGTGGGTATTGAGCAAAGCGACGACATAGAAGGAGTATTGCTAATCTTAAATACAGTGGGCGGAGACGTGGAGGCGGGTTTATGTATAGCTGAAATGATTGCCAGCATGAGCAAGCCCACAGTAAGCATTGTGTTGGGTGGTGGTCACAGCATTGGTGCTCCGATAGCTGTCAGTAGTGATTATTCCTTTATTGCCGAAACCGCCAGCATGACAATACATCCCATCAGACTAAATGGTTTAGTTATTGGGGTACCGCAAACCTATGAATATTTAGATAAAATGCAGGATCGCGTGGTTAATTTTGTTACCGGTCATTCCAACATCACTGAATCGAAATTTAGAGAACTAATGTTTAGAACCGGAGAGCTGGCCAGGGATATTGGTACGGTGTTAATTGGCAAAGATGCGGTAGATGTGGGTCTAATAGATGAAGTGGGTGCCGTGGGACAAGCAGTGAGAAAATTAAAAGAACTCATCGAAGAAAATAATAACATGAGGGGAGTGCCTTTGCAGTGA
- a CDS encoding ribonuclease J has protein sequence MAREAKISIIPLGGLGEIGKNMMAIRYGDNILLIDSGLSFPEEEMLGIDIVIPDITYLLENKHMLRGILLTHGHEDHIGALPYVLRQINVPVYGTKLTLGILGHKLKEHNLTNVVLNPVKARETIQVGPFKVDFIKVSHSIPDSVGLAIHTPVGTIVHTGDFKIDQTPVDGEVTDFYKLAQLGEKGVLVMMSDSTNVERPGFTLSEKAVGQTFEQTFGEAKERIIVATFASNVHRLQQVILAAHKYERKVAVIGRSMINVVNIASELGYLQIPEGTLIELDEAARLPKDKLVMLCTGSQGEPMSALARIAMSDHRQVEIVPGDTVIISANPIPGNEKTVARVIDLLFKRGAKVIYESVSGIHTSGHPSQEELKLMFNLLKPKFFIPVHGEYRMLVKHTELAQEMGIPPENTFVAENGMVLEFTKKHGRLAGRVPAGRVLVDGLGVGDVGNIVLRDRKQLSQDGILIVVVTISKESGLVVAGPDIVSRGFVYVRESERLMEDAKNKVKSALEKCSERNITEWSSIKSQVREALSRFLFEKTRRRPMILPIIMEV, from the coding sequence TTGGCACGAGAAGCAAAAATTTCGATAATTCCTTTAGGTGGATTAGGCGAGATCGGCAAAAACATGATGGCGATAAGGTACGGGGACAATATATTGCTCATTGACAGTGGTTTATCATTTCCAGAAGAGGAAATGTTGGGTATTGATATAGTAATCCCGGATATTACTTATTTATTAGAAAACAAACACATGCTACGTGGAATACTGCTAACGCACGGACACGAAGATCATATTGGGGCGTTACCGTATGTATTGAGACAAATTAATGTACCGGTTTACGGGACAAAATTGACGTTAGGAATACTGGGTCATAAGTTAAAAGAACACAACTTGACCAATGTGGTTTTAAATCCAGTAAAGGCCAGAGAAACCATTCAAGTTGGGCCCTTTAAAGTTGATTTTATAAAAGTGTCCCATAGTATTCCTGATTCAGTGGGTTTGGCAATCCATACTCCGGTGGGCACCATTGTGCATACTGGAGACTTTAAAATTGACCAAACCCCGGTTGATGGTGAGGTAACAGATTTTTATAAATTGGCCCAATTAGGAGAAAAAGGCGTCTTAGTAATGATGTCTGATAGCACCAACGTGGAAAGGCCTGGATTTACTCTTTCAGAAAAGGCAGTGGGTCAAACCTTTGAACAAACCTTTGGCGAAGCAAAGGAACGTATTATTGTAGCCACTTTTGCCTCCAATGTTCATCGTTTGCAGCAGGTGATATTGGCAGCGCACAAATATGAGCGCAAGGTAGCAGTAATTGGCCGTAGCATGATCAATGTGGTAAACATCGCCTCTGAGCTTGGTTATTTACAGATACCAGAGGGCACGTTAATTGAATTAGATGAGGCTGCCAGATTGCCTAAGGACAAATTGGTGATGTTGTGCACCGGTAGTCAGGGCGAACCAATGTCAGCTTTAGCAAGGATTGCCATGTCTGATCATCGGCAAGTGGAAATTGTGCCAGGGGATACCGTAATTATTTCCGCTAACCCGATACCGGGTAACGAGAAAACGGTAGCCCGGGTGATAGATTTGCTTTTTAAACGTGGTGCTAAAGTAATATATGAATCAGTTTCAGGAATACACACCTCTGGTCACCCAAGCCAAGAAGAATTAAAATTGATGTTTAATTTACTGAAACCTAAATTTTTCATTCCAGTGCACGGCGAGTATCGGATGCTGGTAAAACATACCGAATTAGCTCAGGAAATGGGTATCCCGCCAGAGAATACCTTTGTTGCGGAAAACGGTATGGTGTTAGAGTTTACTAAAAAGCATGGACGGTTGGCAGGTCGGGTACCTGCAGGTCGGGTATTGGTTGATGGTTTAGGAGTGGGCGACGTTGGAAACATAGTACTCAGAGACCGCAAACAGTTGTCTCAAGATGGAATCCTAATTGTGGTTGTTACCATTAGTAAAGAATCTGGTCTGGTGGTGGCCGGTCCAGATATAGTTTCGCGTGGTTTTGTTTATGTCCGGGAATCAGAAAGGTTAATGGAAGATGCTAAAAATAAAGTAAAGAGCGCTTTAGAAAAGTGTTCTGAACGCAATATAACAGAATGGTCTTCCATTAAATCACAAGTGCGGGAAGCATTGAGTAGGTTCTTGTTTGAAAAAACTAGGAGAAGACCAATGATCTTACCAATCATCATGGAAGTATAA
- the dapA gene encoding 4-hydroxy-tetrahydrodipicolinate synthase, with protein sequence MSVDFGRVLTAMVTPFDREQKVDINQAKKLARYLVENGSDGIVVCGTTGESPTLTKDEKIALFKAVVDEVGGDAAVIAGTGSYNTAESIALTESAEKTGVDGVMLVAPYYNKPSQEGLYQHFKEVAHCTKLPIMLYNIPGRTGINVLPATVARLASDVPNIIAIKEAAGSMDQVSELRRILPEGFAIYSGDDSLTLPILALGGKGIVSVASHIIGNKIQEMVQAYVKGNVSKAIHLHSELFPIFKGMFITTNPVPVKESLNLLGINVGGVRLPLVNINAEDKEKLKTLLTDNGII encoded by the coding sequence GTGTCTGTAGATTTTGGTAGGGTATTAACTGCAATGGTTACGCCCTTTGATCGGGAACAAAAAGTAGATATCAATCAAGCTAAAAAATTAGCTCGCTATCTGGTGGAAAACGGATCAGATGGCATCGTGGTTTGTGGAACCACTGGAGAGTCGCCAACGTTAACCAAGGACGAAAAAATTGCTTTGTTTAAAGCGGTTGTTGATGAGGTGGGTGGCGATGCAGCTGTAATCGCTGGTACTGGTAGCTATAATACCGCCGAAAGCATTGCCCTTACCGAAAGTGCTGAAAAAACCGGTGTAGATGGGGTAATGTTAGTGGCACCTTACTATAACAAGCCGTCTCAAGAAGGTTTGTACCAGCATTTTAAAGAAGTGGCCCATTGCACTAAGTTGCCAATAATGCTCTACAATATTCCGGGACGTACAGGAATCAACGTTTTGCCAGCCACAGTGGCCAGATTGGCCAGTGACGTGCCCAATATTATAGCGATAAAGGAAGCAGCGGGTTCCATGGACCAAGTAAGTGAATTACGACGGATATTGCCTGAGGGCTTTGCCATTTATAGTGGTGATGATTCCTTAACCTTACCGATATTGGCTTTAGGTGGTAAAGGCATTGTCAGTGTAGCATCACATATTATTGGCAATAAAATACAAGAGATGGTGCAGGCTTATGTAAAGGGCAATGTATCGAAAGCTATCCATTTGCATAGCGAATTATTTCCAATTTTTAAAGGTATGTTCATCACCACAAACCCGGTGCCGGTAAAGGAATCCCTTAATTTATTGGGCATTAACGTCGGCGGTGTCAGGTTGCCACTGGTTAACATTAATGCCGAAGATAAAGAAAAATTAAAAACATTGTTGACAGATAATGGCATTATTTAA
- the dapG gene encoding aspartate kinase: MRFLIQKFGGTSLTTPEFRKEVAAKILSAQNQGFSPVVVVSAIGRYGAPYSTDTLINLVKQINRDVPSRELDLLISCGEIISGVIMANTLMEMGCQAVFLTGAQAGIITDQNFSDAKILRVEPKKVLELAEQGRVVVVAGFQGISENGEITTLGRGGSDTTAAALGVALDAECIDIYTDVEGVMTADPHIVDDAKILEKVTYNEICQLAHEGAKVIHPRAVEIAMQKNIPLRVKSTFSDAPGTLVTNHGEVYGATIDMTLDRTITGITNVTDVTQVMIDMKGQSIDNICLKVFKGMALADISVDFWNVNPQYIAFTVKDTVADKAKQILENMGIFPELNSGCAKVAAVGAGMTGVPGVMANVVASLTAAGVEILQSSDSHTTIWVLVKNEDMKKAIVALHKQFMLGNK; the protein is encoded by the coding sequence ATGCGTTTTTTGATACAAAAATTTGGTGGCACTTCTTTAACTACACCGGAATTTAGAAAAGAAGTGGCAGCCAAAATTCTTTCAGCACAAAACCAGGGATTTAGCCCTGTGGTGGTGGTTTCAGCAATCGGCCGCTATGGAGCACCATATTCAACAGATACATTAATCAATTTGGTTAAACAAATCAACCGGGATGTACCCAGTAGAGAATTGGATTTATTAATATCATGCGGAGAAATAATTTCCGGTGTCATTATGGCTAACACCCTGATGGAAATGGGTTGTCAGGCAGTTTTTCTAACCGGCGCCCAAGCGGGAATAATTACAGACCAAAACTTTAGTGATGCCAAAATACTCAGGGTGGAACCGAAAAAAGTACTTGAACTGGCTGAACAGGGAAGGGTTGTGGTGGTTGCTGGGTTTCAAGGTATTTCAGAAAATGGAGAGATTACCACATTGGGTAGAGGTGGCAGTGACACCACCGCTGCCGCTTTGGGAGTAGCTTTAGACGCTGAATGCATCGATATCTATACCGATGTTGAAGGGGTAATGACGGCAGATCCCCACATCGTAGATGATGCTAAGATTCTTGAAAAGGTGACCTATAACGAAATTTGCCAACTGGCCCATGAAGGTGCTAAGGTAATTCATCCCCGGGCGGTTGAAATAGCAATGCAAAAAAACATCCCTCTCCGGGTAAAGAGTACCTTTAGCGATGCTCCTGGAACTCTGGTGACCAACCATGGCGAAGTCTATGGTGCCACCATAGACATGACGCTGGATCGAACGATAACGGGCATCACCAATGTGACAGATGTTACCCAAGTGATGATAGATATGAAGGGTCAGTCCATTGATAATATTTGTTTAAAGGTTTTTAAAGGTATGGCGTTAGCAGACATAAGCGTTGATTTTTGGAATGTTAATCCTCAGTACATTGCCTTTACAGTTAAAGATACTGTGGCTGATAAAGCTAAACAAATATTGGAGAATATGGGTATTTTCCCTGAATTAAATTCTGGTTGTGCCAAAGTGGCTGCTGTAGGTGCCGGAATGACTGGCGTACCGGGGGTAATGGCCAATGTAGTGGCATCCCTTACTGCAGCGGGTGTAGAAATTCTTCAATCATCGGATTCCCATACCACAATATGGGTTTTAGTTAAGAATGAAGATATGAAAAAGGCAATTGTAGCACTGCATAAGCAATTTATGTTGGGTAATAAATAG
- a CDS encoding aspartate-semialdehyde dehydrogenase, translated as MKKYNVAVVGATGAVGQEILTILEERKFPLGDLRLCATSRSAGKQISFMGKTYVVEETTPDSFNGMDIALFAGGKASVEFGPAAVERGCVVIDNSSNYRMDPEVPLVVPEVNPEDVKEHKGIIANPNCSTIIMVVALKPIHDAAGIKRVVVSTYQAVSGAGKEGIDELTEQTKAVINGDEYPPKKFMHQIAFNLIPHIDVWQEMDYTKEEWKMVKETQKIFHQPDMRITATTVRVPIYRSHSESINIETERKLTAAEVKELFAKAPGVVVVDDPATNSYPMPLYTSYKDEVFVGRIREDNSHDSAVNIWVVGDQIRKGAATNAVQIAELVIKYQCLLGR; from the coding sequence TTGAAAAAATATAATGTTGCTGTTGTAGGTGCGACTGGAGCAGTGGGACAGGAAATTTTGACCATACTGGAAGAGCGAAAGTTCCCGCTGGGAGATTTGCGTTTATGTGCCACATCCCGCTCTGCAGGTAAACAGATTTCTTTTATGGGTAAAACTTATGTGGTAGAGGAAACAACACCAGATTCCTTTAATGGTATGGATATTGCACTTTTTGCGGGGGGTAAGGCCAGTGTTGAATTCGGGCCGGCAGCAGTTGAAAGAGGTTGTGTGGTCATAGATAACAGCAGTAATTACCGGATGGATCCTGAAGTACCATTAGTGGTTCCTGAAGTCAATCCCGAAGATGTCAAAGAGCATAAAGGGATTATTGCCAATCCTAACTGCTCAACAATTATTATGGTGGTGGCATTGAAACCGATCCACGACGCCGCTGGTATAAAACGGGTGGTGGTGTCTACTTATCAAGCAGTGTCTGGTGCTGGTAAGGAAGGTATTGATGAATTAACAGAGCAAACCAAAGCGGTTATCAATGGTGATGAGTACCCGCCCAAAAAGTTTATGCATCAAATCGCCTTTAACTTGATTCCCCATATCGATGTCTGGCAGGAAATGGATTACACCAAGGAAGAATGGAAAATGGTTAAAGAAACGCAGAAAATTTTTCATCAACCGGATATGAGAATTACGGCCACCACTGTCAGAGTACCAATCTACCGCAGTCACTCGGAAAGCATTAACATTGAAACCGAGCGCAAACTCACTGCTGCAGAAGTTAAAGAGCTATTTGCTAAAGCTCCAGGTGTGGTGGTTGTAGATGACCCAGCCACCAATAGCTATCCGATGCCGCTTTATACCTCCTATAAAGATGAAGTTTTTGTGGGCCGTATTCGCGAAGACAATTCCCATGATAGCGCTGTCAACATTTGGGTGGTGGGAGATCAAATCAGAAAAGGTGCAGCAACCAATGCGGTACAAATTGCAGAACTGGTAATAAAATACCAATGCTTATTGGGGAGATAA
- a CDS encoding dipicolinate synthase subunit B, whose amino-acid sequence MRLKGIRVGFALTGSHCTIEETLPQIERIIQQGAEVLPIISQSVETTDTRFGKSETWLKRLKEITGKEPIATITDAEPVGPQKLIDIMVIAPCTGNTVAKLANGITDGAVLMATKAHLRNQRPVVIGISTNDGLGINAKNLGLLINSKNIFMIPFGQDSPVGKPNSLKANMNLTLETIEAALQGKQLQPLIISYTK is encoded by the coding sequence ATGAGGTTAAAAGGTATTAGAGTGGGCTTTGCTCTAACGGGATCTCATTGTACAATAGAGGAAACATTACCACAAATCGAAAGGATAATTCAACAGGGTGCAGAGGTTCTGCCAATCATTAGTCAATCAGTGGAAACCACCGATACGAGATTTGGCAAATCTGAAACATGGCTAAAGAGACTTAAAGAAATTACTGGCAAAGAGCCGATAGCTACCATTACAGATGCTGAGCCCGTTGGTCCTCAAAAATTAATTGATATTATGGTGATTGCACCATGTACGGGCAACACTGTAGCTAAACTAGCCAATGGTATCACCGACGGTGCTGTGTTGATGGCCACCAAAGCCCATTTACGGAACCAAAGGCCGGTGGTGATTGGTATTTCAACCAATGATGGTCTGGGAATCAATGCTAAAAACTTAGGCCTGTTAATTAATTCTAAAAATATATTTATGATTCCCTTTGGTCAAGATAGCCCAGTGGGCAAACCAAACTCGCTGAAAGCCAATATGAATTTAACACTGGAAACCATTGAGGCGGCATTGCAGGGTAAACAGTTACAGCCATTAATTATCAGTTATACCAAATAA
- the dpsA gene encoding dipicolinate synthase subunit DpsA: MQPDLQGIRIAVLGGDAREILLVSELSRLGAHVQVVGLPVQGTENVTIYPDVQAALGNVQAVILPVPGINKDGTVYSIFTEQPLELSEKHLVSLPANTPVYAGFARERLAEMARRCNLKLVEVLKRDEVAILNSIPSAEGAVQMAMEATPITIHDSNSFVLGYGRTGATIATLLKGMGAKVTVVARRDEHLARVYQLGMTPRNYAELPLVIKEADIVFNTVPALVLTNCILSKASSEMVVIDVASPPGGTDFEAAKRFGIKALQAPGLPGKVAPKSAGRILAQVIPRLLAEELFQ, encoded by the coding sequence ATGCAACCTGACCTGCAGGGAATCAGAATAGCTGTGTTGGGTGGGGATGCTCGGGAGATTCTATTAGTGTCTGAATTATCCCGTTTAGGTGCCCATGTACAGGTGGTAGGCTTACCAGTACAGGGAACCGAAAATGTGACAATTTACCCAGACGTGCAAGCAGCTTTGGGTAATGTTCAGGCTGTAATACTTCCAGTCCCTGGTATTAATAAAGACGGCACGGTTTATTCTATTTTTACCGAACAGCCACTGGAATTGTCCGAAAAACATTTAGTCTCACTACCGGCCAACACACCGGTATATGCCGGCTTTGCCAGAGAACGTCTTGCCGAAATGGCCAGACGGTGTAATCTGAAACTGGTGGAGGTTCTCAAAAGAGATGAGGTGGCTATACTTAATTCAATACCTTCGGCAGAAGGGGCAGTGCAGATGGCTATGGAAGCTACACCGATAACAATACACGACAGCAATAGCTTTGTATTGGGATATGGTCGAACTGGCGCGACGATAGCAACCCTACTTAAGGGGATGGGTGCTAAAGTAACAGTGGTGGCCCGACGGGATGAACATTTGGCAAGGGTTTATCAACTGGGTATGACTCCAAGAAATTATGCTGAATTACCATTGGTAATTAAGGAAGCCGACATTGTTTTTAATACAGTACCGGCGCTGGTACTAACTAATTGTATTTTAAGTAAGGCTTCCAGTGAAATGGTAGTGATAGATGTGGCTTCCCCTCCTGGTGGGACTGATTTTGAAGCAGCCAAGAGATTTGGTATTAAGGCATTACAAGCGCCGGGCTTGCCCGGTAAAGTGGCGCCTAAATCAGCAGGGAGAATACTAGCCCAGGTTATACCCCGTTTGTTGGCCGAAGAACTGTTCCAGTAG
- the dapB gene encoding 4-hydroxy-tetrahydrodipicolinate reductase, with product MIRVVVTGAAGKMGQECCRAISQAKDMELVGAVDPGRAGMDLGKIIGIEDVNINIHDNLEMVLQQLKPDVLVDFTTPEVVFENAKICFNSKVRPVIGTTGMTGEQIQELQDLAKNNQIGGLLAPNFAIGALLMMKFSAMAAKFFPNVEIIELHHDQKIDAPSGTAIKTAEAIADVRGNFRQGLPTEYEKIAGVRGGDFEGMHIHSVRLPGYVAHQEVIFGGTGQTLTIRHDSISRESFMPGLLIGIRKVMTIQKLVYGLDNLIFEE from the coding sequence ATGATTAGAGTGGTGGTTACTGGTGCAGCAGGTAAAATGGGGCAAGAATGTTGCCGTGCAATATCACAGGCTAAAGATATGGAACTGGTGGGGGCGGTAGACCCAGGACGGGCTGGCATGGATTTAGGGAAAATAATTGGTATTGAAGATGTAAACATAAACATCCATGATAACCTTGAAATGGTTTTGCAACAGCTAAAACCAGATGTGTTAGTGGACTTCACGACTCCAGAAGTGGTTTTTGAAAATGCAAAAATCTGCTTTAATAGTAAAGTCAGGCCGGTAATTGGCACCACTGGCATGACCGGTGAACAAATTCAAGAATTACAAGATTTGGCTAAAAATAATCAAATTGGAGGGTTACTGGCCCCCAACTTTGCCATTGGTGCGTTGTTGATGATGAAGTTCTCTGCCATGGCCGCTAAATTTTTTCCCAACGTAGAGATTATTGAACTGCATCATGATCAAAAAATAGATGCTCCATCAGGTACCGCTATCAAAACTGCCGAGGCCATTGCTGATGTAAGGGGTAATTTCCGTCAGGGTCTGCCTACCGAATACGAGAAAATTGCTGGTGTACGGGGGGGCGATTTTGAAGGAATGCATATCCATAGTGTAAGATTGCCAGGATATGTAGCTCATCAAGAGGTTATTTTTGGCGGCACTGGCCAAACCCTAACTATTCGTCATGATTCGATATCCAGAGAATCCTTTATGCCTGGCCTCTTGATTGGCATTAGAAAAGTGATGACCATCCAAAAGCTGGTTTACGGTTTGGATAACCTTATATTTGAAGAATAA
- a CDS encoding YlmC/YmxH family sporulation protein: protein MRLSDLVGKEIVNIVNGSRLGIIGDSDLSIDVDSGQIKHIILPRRANMLNFWVDRQSMVIPWDLVRKVGEEVIIVELDQGNLNFQRYSV from the coding sequence TTGAGGTTAAGTGATCTTGTGGGCAAAGAAATCGTAAATATTGTTAATGGCTCCAGGTTAGGAATTATTGGAGATTCGGACTTATCCATTGATGTTGATAGTGGCCAAATAAAGCACATAATACTACCACGGCGGGCTAATATGTTAAATTTCTGGGTAGATAGACAAAGCATGGTTATCCCCTGGGATCTAGTGCGTAAAGTGGGGGAAGAAGTGATTATAGTAGAATTGGATCAGGGAAATCTAAATTTTCAAAGGTATTCAGTATAA